The Rhodopirellula halodulae genome includes the window TTGGCGCAGTCGATCTACGAGCAGTTGAGTCAGAGTTTAGTGACCAGCCGTTCCGGATCTGGCATGGATCAAACGGGTGGATAAATCCTCGGACCCGTCGCATCGTTTGGAACTTCGCATCGGTTTGGTGTGCGCCATCACGGCTCATACCATGTGGGGGCTGTTTCCGATTTATTGGCGACAGATCGACGGTGCGGATTCGATGGAGTTGGTCTCTCATCGCATTGTGTGGTCGTTTGTCACACTCGGTTTGATTTTGCCGGTGTTGTTGGCCCGCGGGTGGTGGGGAGGATTCGCGGCACTGGGATACCAACTGCGACAGGCTGCCGTCTGGAGGACCTATGTAATCGCGGCGTTGATGATTGCCATCAATTGGTTGGCATTCATTTGGGCTGTCAACAACGACCGAGTGCTCGAAGCATCGCTGGGCTATTACATCAACCCGCTGCTGAATGTCCTGCTGGGCGTGTTGGTCTTGGGTGAACGATTGGACCGAGGTCAATGGATCGCGGTGGCTTTGGCAGCCATTGGTGTATCGGTGATGGCGATCGGAAGTGGCGGACTGCCTTGGGTGTCGGTGGCGATGGCCACCTCGTTTGCAATGTACGGTTTGGTGAAGAAGCGAGCCTCTTTGCCCGTGTTGCTAGGGTTGATGTTCGAGGTCACCGTGCTGTTCATTCCCGCAGCGATCTATCTCGGCTATCGAATTTCCCAAGGGGTATCAACGTTGCAGGTGGGGACTCCCACGGAAGCAACGCTAATTTTGGGAGCAGGTGTCATCACCGTTGCTCCGCTCGCGTTTTTCGCCGCCGCCGTTCAGCGCGTTGACTTATCGCTGATGGGGATCTTGCAGTACATCGGACCGACCCTGCAGTTCATCGTGGGGGCGTTTCTGTTTGAGGAAACGCTGGACCCTTCCCGAAAGCTTGGCTTTGTCTTTGTGTGGGCTGGTCTGGCGACGTTTCTGCTAGCGTCGCAACTTCGGCGTCGCCGCGCGAACCTGGTTGCCGAAGCCAGTTGACTCACTCGCGGCAAAGTCATCGCGAGAAGGAACGCAAAACCGTTTGATTCAGTAAATCTGAATGTTGATGACTTCTTCGGCTGATTCGGGCCGATCGATCACGGCGTCTTCAAATGCGGGAGGACCAAACTTACCGCGAGCATCATTGCTGAATCCGTATCTTTCCGAAGGGATGCCGAATTGATTGCGGGTCAGGTCGCCATCGTTGTTGCTGTCGTGAAAGGCCGCGATGGCAAAACGTTTTGGTAATTGCGAAACCGGAATCGTGCAGGACGCGACTCCGTCGGGCTGAACGGGAAGTTGTGCCGCCAGCAAAGCGTTTTCGCGATCATTGAACGACTGTTCCGCGTTGTAAATCGCGAGCCATACCAGTGAGTCGCTGGGAATGGCT containing:
- the rarD gene encoding EamA family transporter RarD; the encoded protein is MDKSSDPSHRLELRIGLVCAITAHTMWGLFPIYWRQIDGADSMELVSHRIVWSFVTLGLILPVLLARGWWGGFAALGYQLRQAAVWRTYVIAALMIAINWLAFIWAVNNDRVLEASLGYYINPLLNVLLGVLVLGERLDRGQWIAVALAAIGVSVMAIGSGGLPWVSVAMATSFAMYGLVKKRASLPVLLGLMFEVTVLFIPAAIYLGYRISQGVSTLQVGTPTEATLILGAGVITVAPLAFFAAAVQRVDLSLMGILQYIGPTLQFIVGAFLFEETLDPSRKLGFVFVWAGLATFLLASQLRRRRANLVAEAS
- a CDS encoding DUF2141 domain-containing protein, whose protein sequence is MNAMESEDNFQNEIQPDLDESLELDTTWNAWQSLPERWKENHGSVLMVFATLVFLTGIGILTYRQNQFRPPAFPDASAITPPEERDSVVLQMAASGDFATAPADNSERIMIRVIGAIPSDSLVWLAIYNAEQSFNDRENALLAAQLPVQPDGVASCTIPVSQLPKRFAIAAFHDSNNDGDLTRNQFGIPSERYGFSNDARGKFGPPAFEDAVIDRPESAEEVINIQIY